The Oreochromis niloticus isolate F11D_XX unplaced genomic scaffold, O_niloticus_UMD_NMBU tig00008494_pilon, whole genome shotgun sequence genome has a segment encoding these proteins:
- the LOC112845672 gene encoding tonsoku-like protein, with amino-acid sequence MVLQTISASKGCQVSGPWESEDLDSLSELVQDIRLCSQALNKLDRQTLKQSWDRTQSHGHFLDRNSKCLLSATST; translated from the exons atggtgctccaaaccatcagtgctagtaaag GGTGTCAGGTCTCTGGCCCCTGGGAGAGTGAAGACCTGGACAGTTTGTCAGAGCTGGTCCAGGATATCCGTCTTTGCTCTCAGGCCCTCAACAAGCTGGACCGACAGACCTTGAAGCAGAGCTGGGACAGGACTCAGTCACACGGACACTTTCTCGACCGAAACTCCAAGTGCCTCCTCTCCGCCACCTCCACTTGA